The region ttttattcaaatctttaattcaaaactaaatttaaaaattgtattttacagATAGAATCCGTAAGGATAAAAGATCTGGAAGCTGGACACTCATGACTTTTAAAACAGAATCGACTGAAAGAGCTGActtcataaatcatttttctgaaCTTCCTTCTTTGCAGAGTATTGCAGTCGTGTCGATTGCAATTGGGCTATGTACGGCTCCTGATATAAGGAATGAAATGACATCTTCTTTCTTATCATCTCTCATAAACTATAGCAAGGATATGGCTGAGTTGGAGAGcagaatattaaacaaattgtcTAATAGCTCTTTGCCCTCATCGCTGAAGACAAAAATCTCATACGTTATTCGACCCATTTTGTGGCAGTTGTGGAAAGCGTTTCGTAGTTACTGTAGATGGACAGGATATAAAGAAAATCTCTGTGATGAGCATTACATGAAGTGTGGTACAATTTATTGGACAGTTGAGGGGACAGTTGACACAGTGAAATCCCTTACGGAACTATTCAATAATGGAAGCTTAGGAAGCTTAGATATTTGCCATTTGTATGAGATAGCCTGCTCTCACTGTTTAAGGGAATATGCTTCGATTTTGTGGGAGAAGATTCCAGAGGAATTTAGAAACCGATTTAGAATCGCTacggtaacaaataaataccaCCACGATTTGATTATATATTGGACATGTGTCCTCGAGAATAATTTAGGGAGTTTTCTAACTAGACTCATAGATCCTAAAAATGTATACGATGATAAGCTTAGTATTGATGCAAATATGATTGCTTGTTCGATTCTAATGGGTAACATAGTTGCcctaaagtatttttggaaaaaattgacGGAGAATGAGAAAAATGATCATTTGAGTAAATGGCTTTTGCAAGCCACTCGACGTGTGGGAGTTCAAAATCCTTCACTTTATGTGTATTCTTCAGAAGCTTTagatgttttatgttttttattatctcaTATCAATCGTAGAACTCAAATGATCGAATTTTTTCGGAATCATTCTCGAGTATTAGTGTTTTTGTACGAAAGTTGGCCATATCAAAGAATATTCTTGTCCACTATTTCTGAACTATTGGATAATCTTCAAGAAGACATTTATTCATGTATAATGCTGAATATTAGTTCCAAGATGAGTAAAATGGGAAATGAAATGatgatttttgaagaaatatggAGTGCCAGTTCATTTAGACTAAGACGATCATTTCGGAAAAATGAGCTTCTTTGCAAAGAAGTGTTGTTGCATTTGCTGAAATTAGAAAATCTGAACATGGCTATTAGGATCTTCAATGATGCTTCCAAAGAAGAGATTAAGCTATTTATCTGCTTCATGTTTGGTCGGCCTGAATTTCGCCGTGCTATTTATTCAAGCAATCTGAA is a window of Parasteatoda tepidariorum isolate YZ-2023 unplaced genomic scaffold, CAS_Ptep_4.0 HiC_scaffold_18, whole genome shotgun sequence DNA encoding:
- the LOC107446153 gene encoding uncharacterized protein — encoded protein: MSRCEVIVRDNDRIRKDKRSGSWTLMTFKTESTERADFINHFSELPSLQSIAVVSIAIGLCTAPDIRNEMTSSFLSSLINYSKDMAELESRILNKLSNSSLPSSLKTKISYVIRPILWQLWKAFRSYCRWTGYKENLCDEHYMKCGTIYWTVEGTVDTVKSLTELFNNGSLGSLDICHLYEIACSHCLREYASILWEKIPEEFRNRFRIATVTNKYHHDLIIYWTCVLENNLGSFLTRLIDPKNVYDDKLSIDANMIACSILMGNIVALKYFWKKLTENEKNDHLSKWLLQATRRVGVQNPSLYVYSSEALDVLCFLLSHINRRTQMIEFFRNHSRVLVFLYESWPYQRIFLSTISELLDNLQEDIYSCIMLNISSKMSKMGNEMMIFEEIWSASSFRLRRSFRKNELLCKEVLLHLLKLENLNMAIRIFNDASKEEIKLFICFMFGRPEFRRAIYSSNLNSLHMLLSKSTLPPECYPYKMNSSEQDRLIISWLIRLSNCHICIEWICDGNIQAAESFLIWVYQSVEIETFKKTISSPNVIYLTLIFLSNYERVDQFMNWYFRTGEEIQQFKADFVRKWSNYYFKRFIDMPFIVSRREGDVLQKFINYNLSSLENVVEFRLICRSCIEYALSKGFLESATLLLNASFDNINEVKRYKNELILSEKGIKKDLILKQSLTDADWNHVKEIVLWSSPLTLNTVTELKSLILEQKNSHSFQDKLNPQISALLDLLENVVEKDSRL